The following proteins are encoded in a genomic region of Cydia strobilella chromosome 19, ilCydStro3.1, whole genome shotgun sequence:
- the LOC134750347 gene encoding uncharacterized protein LOC134750347 — translation MEIKVIEKLPTDGYLKFNQDQLKIVRKICNMEDPGKIKQGAEILRDWLQKQEYFIKKDYSHTFFEKMLVITKGSVERAKLRYEKHCTLKTIWPQYFIPTDVNSFRNDFQLYQSILLPDVTEEGCRVSLSIFSDDVTLAADLPIRITKFIVSICEYVIAHDYPNGFVIILDHRFNNLLLLIKSATRNFTILQHCITIILDENPDLLLRRQGHY, via the exons ATGGAAATAAAAGTTATTGAAAAATTGCCTACCGATGGATATTTGAAATTTAACCAAGATCAACTTAAAATTGTgagaaaaatatgtaatatggaGGACCccggaaaaataaaacaaggtgCAGAAATATTGAGAGATTGGTTGCAGAAGCAGGAATACTTCATCAAGAAGGATTACT CTCATACCTTCTTCGAAAAAATGTTGGTGATCACCAAAGGATCCGTGGAGCGCGCAAAATTACGCTACGAGAAACATTGCACTTTGAAAACAATTTGGCCGCAATATTTCATCCCTACTGATGTCAATTCATTTAGAAACGATTTTCAATTATA tcaaAGCATACTTCTACCCGACGTGACCGAGGAGGGTTGCAGAGTGAGTTTATCCATATTCAGTGATGACGTAACACTGGCTGCTGACCTACCTATACGCATCACCAAATTTATTGTTAGT ATATGTGAATATGTCATTGCCCATGACTACCCAAATggatttgtaattattttggaTCATCGgttcaataatttattattgttaataaaatctGCTACTCGAAATTTTACTATTCTTCAGCACTGTATAACAATAATATTG GATGAGAACCCGGACCttctgcttcgtaggcagggtcactactaa
- the LOC134750148 gene encoding alpha-tocopherol transfer protein-like yields the protein MDNAEGIRQAIELLRNWMQKQEYFNKKDQSDTYFEKLLVVSKGSLERSKIRLEKICTLRTIWPMYFTLKDFNYFTEDFKTYNSVHLRDVTEDGSRVSLSKVKDTKTLTSDLLIRFVTYAVITCEYAMAHDYPNGLVAILDFRDVNLIDLLAFSTRHFTLLQQCLTILKDGYGMRLKGLHVLTMSKATDALVTFAKQLLPKKLAGRLHVHRDMDTLYNFVPKEILPSDLGGDALSLSELHETFINELFSKEHKEWMEEGNRATMNLSKQPKDYFSDDYISISGSFRSLTVD from the exons ATGGATAACGCTGAAGGCATCAGACAAGCTATAGAGTTATTAAGAAATTGGATGCAAAAACAGGAATATTTCAACAAGAAGGATCAAT cTGATACCTACTTTGAAAAACTTCTAGTTGTTTCCAAAGGATCCTTGGAACGCTCTAAAATCCGTTTAGAGAAAATTTGTACTCTACGAACTATTTGGCCCATGTACTTTACTCTTAAGGACTTCAATTACTTTACGGAGGATTTTAAAACTTA TAACAGCGTACATCTACGTGATGTGACCGAAGATGGTTCCAGAGTGAGTTTATCCAAAGTAAAGGATACCAAAACTCTGACTTCCGATCTACTGATACGATTCGTCACGTATGCAGTTATT ACCTGTGAATACGCTATGGCACATGATTATCCGAATGGATTAGTAGCCATTTTGGATTTTCGAGATGTTAACTTGATAGATCTACTGGCTTTTTCTACACGCCATTTTACTCTTCTCCAACAGTGTTTAACAATATTAAAG GACGGGTACGGCATGCGTCTTAAAGGTCTGCATGTGCTTACAATGTCGAAGGCAACAGATGCTCTAGTAACATTTGCAAAGCAATTGCTACCCAAAAAACTTGCTGGCAGGTTACACGTGCACAGAGACATGGACACCCTATATAACTTCGTTCCTAAGGAAATCTTGCCTTCTGACTTAGGCGGTGATGCGCTGAGTTTGAGTGAATTGCACG AAACTTTCATTAATGAACTATTCTCAAAAGAGCACAAAGAATGGATGGAAGAAGGAAATCGCGCAACGATGAACCTATCCAAACAGCCGAAAGATTACTTCAGTGATGACTACATCAGCATTTCCGGCTCTTTTAGATCTTTAACTGTAGATTAA